A genomic window from Brassica rapa cultivar Chiifu-401-42 unplaced genomic scaffold, CAAS_Brap_v3.01 Scaffold0874, whole genome shotgun sequence includes:
- the LOC117131129 gene encoding uncharacterized protein LOC117131129 isoform X1, whose amino-acid sequence MKKKFNKPFYSWTCVPRDRQEGYFVEFAKKHTWNPMLTGLVQEHFEFICQLRIKDMVSDVRTSRNQPNWIGDTLWKQMTAYWDTEAAVAKSRKASAARLSERNGLGIHKHNSGQKSYMQLEQELIEELGRPVSFGEVFIKAHTRKDGTYVDFKAEKVAEAYKKKKEEKLADLRKDNTEISEGLLLAIEEDNELFIQSTFCNDRGDLFGIGSLKKKLKRKRNDPISSYSFMHMQQMLEEAELKIKEQEARIAKAEADRALEQAINQAKMAEFSLLHKYMRLTDQKYLDFIASEASSPAPPDQ is encoded by the exons ATGAAAAAGAAGTTTAATAAGCCTTTCTATAGCTGGACCTGTGTGCCTAGAGACAGACAAGAAGGATACTTCGTTGAATTTGCG AAAAAACACACATGGAATCCCATGTTAACCGGTCTTGTTCAAGAACACTTTGAATTCATTTGTCAGCTTCGAATAAAAGATATGGTCAGTGATGTAAGGACCTCTCGCAACCAACCGAATTGGATAGGAGATACACTCTGGAAACAAATGACTGCTTATTGGGACACTGAGGCAGCAGTGGCAAAGAGCCGCAAGGCATCAGCAGCTCGTTTATCTGAACGTAATGGTCTTGGTATTCACAAGCATAACTCAGGACAGAAGTCCTATATGCAACTCGAACAGGAGCTG ATAGAGGAGTTGGGAAGACCTGTGAGTTTTGGTGAAGTATTCATCAAGGCTCATACAAGAAAAGATGGAACCTATGTTGATTTCAAAGCAGAAAAAGTTGCTGAggcttacaaaaagaaaaaggaagagaagtTGGCTGACCTTAGGAAGGATAACACTGAAATCTCAGAGGGGCTTTTGCTAGCAATAGAAGAGGACAACGAGCTGTTTATTCAG TCAACTTTCTGCAATGACAGAGGAGACCTTTTTGGTATTGGAAGCCTGAAGAAGAAGCTTAAGAGAAAACGAAATGACCCGATCAGCTCCTATTCTTTCATGCACATGCAACAAATGCTTGAAGAAGCTGAACTCAAGATAAAAGAACAAGAAGCCCGTATTGCCAAGGCTGAGGCAGACCGTGCTCTGGAACAAGCTATTAACCAGGCTAAGATGGCTGAGTTCTCCCTTTTGCACAAGTACATGCGTTTAACTGACCAAAAATACCTTGATTTCATTGCCTCTGAAGCATCATCTCCAGCTCCTCCTGATCAGTGA
- the LOC117131129 gene encoding uncharacterized protein LOC117131129 isoform X2 — translation MKFNKPFYSWTCVPRDRQEGYFVEFAKKHTWNPMLTGLVQEHFEFICQLRIKDMVSDVRTSRNQSNWIGDTLWKQMTAYWDTEAAVAKSRKASAARLSERNGLGIHKHNSGQKSYMQLEQELIEELGRPVSFGEVFIKAHTRKDGTYVDFKAEKVAEAYKKKKEEKLADLRKDNTEISEGLLLAIEEDNELFIQSTFCNDRGDLFGIGSLKKKLKRKRNDPISSYSFMHMQQMLEEAELKIKEQEARIAKAEADRALEQAINQAKMAEFSLLHKYMRLTDQKYLDFIASEASSPAPPDQ, via the exons ATGAAGTTTAATAAGCCTTTCTATAGCTGGACCTGTGTGCCTAGAGACAGACAAGAAGGATACTTCGTTGAATTTGCG AAAAAACACACATGGAATCCCATGTTAACCGGTCTTGTTCAAGAACACTTTGAATTCATTTGTCAGCTTCGAATAAAAGATATGGTCAGTGATGTAAGGACCTCTCGCAACCAATCGAATTGGATAGGAGATACACTCTGGAAACAAATGACTGCTTATTGGGACACTGAGGCAGCAGTGGCAAAGAGCCGCAAGGCATCAGCAGCTCGTTTGT CTGAACGTAATGGTCTTGGTATTCACAAGCATAACTCAGGACAGAAGTCCTATATGCAACTCGAACAGGAGCTG ATAGAGGAGTTGGGAAGACCTGTGAGTTTTGGTGAAGTATTCATCAAGGCTCATACAAGAAAAGATGGAACCTATGTTGATTTCAAAGCAGAAAAAGTTGCTGAggcttacaaaaagaaaaaggaagagaagtTGGCTGACCTTAGGAAGGATAACACTGAAATCTCAGAGGGGCTTTTGCTAGCAATAGAAGAGGACAACGAGCTGTTTATTCAG TCAACTTTCTGCAATGACAGAGGAGACCTTTTTGGTATTGGAAGCCTGAAGAAGAAGCTTAAGAGAAAACGAAATGACCCGATCAGCTCCTATTCTTTCATGCACATGCAACAAATGCTTGAAGAAGCTGAACTCAAGATAAAAGAACAAGAAGCCCGTATTGCCAAGGCTGAGGCAGACCGTGCTCTGGAACAAGCTATTAACCAGGCTAAGATGGCTGAGTTCTCCCTTTTGCACAAGTACATGCGTTTAACTGACCAAAAATACCTTGATTTCATTGCCTCTGAAGCATCATCTCCAGCTCCTCCTGATCAGTGA